TCTCAGGTTGATTAACCTTTATATTTTCTAGATTCCTTCGATTGTTTGTAAGACCACTTAAAAAACAACACTGTTAAGGTTGCTATAAATATAGTATTTCCTGGTATCCACATAATTAGACCACCTATTTTTTGATCTTCTATCGCTGAAATGTTTAATAATCTAGGAATGTCGTCTCCATAAATAACTGAATCAGAAAGAGTTATAAAGGCCGCAACAACTGCAGTTGGGGTAACAGCTAGAAGTAAATATACAATTCTCATAGGAATTGAAATTTTCTTCGCTCCAATACTCAATCCGATTACAGGCCACCAAAATAATATTCCACTAATGAAAAAAGATAAGTGTTCAAAGTTATGAACTACAGGATATTCTAGAGCATAATTAAAAAAAATAGGAAGATGCCAAGTCCAAAGTGAAATAATATAAAAAATCAGACCAAATTTAGGAGAAGTGATTATATTAAGAATTTTTCTAAAAATCTTTTTAGGTCTAAGAAAATCTGCAAATCCAATTCTAATTATTCTTGGGAAAAACCATAAATTTGCAGAAAATAAAAGCCCGCTTAATATCAGAGGAGGAACCAACATAATTAGTATTAAGTGTTGAATCATATGAATCCAAAATGTATCTTCAAAAGCTGATATTGGTCCCACAAGTGAAAATATTAGAAGAATATAACCTAAAAAACCTCTATAAAATTTTATTTTTTGAATTTTATTTTTTGAAATAGATAAAAGTCTTACTGAGCCAATTATGTATATAAGAAATATGATTATAAGAAAATAGAAAAAATAAGAGCTATAATCCCATGAAGTTATAAATTCTGAAAATCCTATTTCTTTATTCAAAATAATTTTGTTCGTTAGTTGCCAAAACCATGAAAAGCAGAAAGGAATAAAAATAGAGTAAATATTATGATTCCTATAATCATGCAAGTTACAAAAACTGTAGAATACATTTTATTATCAAATCTTAGATGCATAAAAAATGCAACAACAAGAATAAATTTTACTAAAGAAAATCCTAACATAGCTGGAACAAGTAGGTATTTCAATGCTTCAACATCAAACCACCACACTTCTATGAGCGTTATTACTGCTAATATACCTGCAATTGTCCAGTAGTAACCAGGACCAGCATGACCCTTACCAGAAGTGATATATGTAAGAAAGTTTTTAGTAAAATTAATTAATCCTCCAAAAGGATGTTCTCGTGGAGGGTTTGATTCAGCTTCTGCTGTTTTAGGAATTTTCCACCAACCATTTCCGTCATGATGAAATAAATCTTTTAGTAACGACACTTTTCTTCTCCTATTTAGTGCCCTCCAGTCCATGGAACTCCACCGGGTGGAACCCCATCACCGGCGGTGATTAGGTATAATAATCCAAAAATAATAATCCATACTATATCAACAAAATGCCAGTATAAACCAGCTAATTCTAGATCGATGGCATTTTCGCTTGTAAGGTTGCCATTATATTCATTATAAAGTAAGAATGCCAACCAAAGAATACCTAGACTTACATGGGCTCCATGAAGACTAGTTAATGTGAAAAAAGTAGATCCAAATAAATTAACTTGCGGAGTCATACCAATATGAGCAAAATGTGAAAATTCATAAACTTGAAATCCCATAAAAATACAGCCCATTATTATTACTAGCCAAAGCCACAATTTTGCTAATCCTATTTTAGATTCTTTCAAATAATGTAAAGCAAGAACTACTCCAAGTGAACTCATTAATAGTACAAATGTACTAACTGAAGTGATAGGAATATCTAATGTATCCTCAGGATATGGCCCCACCAAGCTTTTATTTCTATAAGCCA
This sequence is a window from Dehalococcoidia bacterium. Protein-coding genes within it:
- a CDS encoding cytochrome c oxidase assembly protein, with product MNKEIGFSEFITSWDYSSYFFYFLIIIFLIYIIGSVRLLSISKNKIQKIKFYRGFLGYILLIFSLVGPISAFEDTFWIHMIQHLILIMLVPPLILSGLLFSANLWFFPRIIRIGFADFLRPKKIFRKILNIITSPKFGLIFYIISLWTWHLPIFFNYALEYPVVHNFEHLSFFISGILFWWPVIGLSIGAKKISIPMRIVYLLLAVTPTAVVAAFITLSDSVIYGDDIPRLLNISAIEDQKIGGLIMWIPGNTIFIATLTVLFFKWSYKQSKESRKYKG
- a CDS encoding cytochrome C oxidase subunit IV family protein, encoding MSLLKDLFHHDGNGWWKIPKTAEAESNPPREHPFGGLINFTKNFLTYITSGKGHAGPGYYWTIAGILAVITLIEVWWFDVEALKYLLVPAMLGFSLVKFILVVAFFMHLRFDNKMYSTVFVTCMIIGIIIFTLFLFLSAFHGFGN
- a CDS encoding cytochrome c oxidase subunit 3, with the protein product MSSEGITVHHGEEINNSTGVSNKKLLMWAFLGSDVMFFGTFIGTFMAYRNKSLVGPYPEDTLDIPITSVSTFVLLMSSLGVVLALHYLKESKIGLAKLWLWLVIIMGCIFMGFQVYEFSHFAHIGMTPQVNLFGSTFFTLTSLHGAHVSLGILWLAFLLYNEYNGNLTSENAIDLELAGLYWHFVDIVWIIIFGLLYLITAGDGVPPGGVPWTGGH